The Oceanithermus desulfurans sequence AGGTGATTCCCGAGGAGAACCTGCTCCTCATCAAGGGCGCGATCCCGGGCCCCAACGGCGGCCTGGTGGTCGTGCGCGAGACCACGCGTGACAAGGGGGCGAAGTGATGTACAAGGTTCCCGTCATTCCCGCCAAAGGGAAGGCCACCTCGCGCGAGCTGCCCCTCCCCGAGGAGGTGAACCCCCACGTCCTCTACGAGGTGGTGCGCTGGCAGCTGGCGAGCCGCCGCCGCGGCACCGCCTCGACGAAGACCCGCGGCGAGGTGAACTACTCGACCCGCAAGCTCTTCCCCCAAAAGGGGCTGGGCCGCGCCCGCCACGGCAGCCGCGGCGCCAACATCTTCGTGGGCGGCGGCGTCGTCTTCGGTCCCAAGCCGCGCGACTACGGCTACACCCTGCCCAAGAAGGTCCGCCGCGCCGGCCTGGCGATGGCGCTGGCCGACCGCGCCCGCGAGGAGAAGCTGCTCGTCGTGGAGGCCTTCGCCGGCGTCGAGGGCAAGACCAAGCAGTTCGTGGAGTGGGCCGGTAAGCACGGCCTGGACGGCTCGGAGCGCGTCACCCTGGTGACCGCCGACGAGAACGTGCGCCGCGCGGCGCGCAACCTGCCCTGGGTCGTGACCTTGAGTCCCGAGGGCATCAACGTCTACGACATCCTGCGCACCGACCGGCTCGTCCTCGACGAGGCGGCGCTGGCGCTCGCGCTCGAGCGCGCCGGCATCGGAGGTGAGGCGTGAAGACCCCGTA is a genomic window containing:
- the rplD gene encoding 50S ribosomal protein L4; the encoded protein is MYKVPVIPAKGKATSRELPLPEEVNPHVLYEVVRWQLASRRRGTASTKTRGEVNYSTRKLFPQKGLGRARHGSRGANIFVGGGVVFGPKPRDYGYTLPKKVRRAGLAMALADRAREEKLLVVEAFAGVEGKTKQFVEWAGKHGLDGSERVTLVTADENVRRAARNLPWVVTLSPEGINVYDILRTDRLVLDEAALALALERAGIGGEA